The following are encoded together in the Carboxydothermus pertinax genome:
- a CDS encoding helix-hairpin-helix domain-containing protein, whose amino-acid sequence MKPLEDRSKIPLYGIIILLLGVIFYFWGTKPEEAPVKEASGEEVVVLNTEKSSSKVVVQVAGAVYKPGVYSLEEGSRVKDALEKAQGMLPSADDSSINLAAKVTDGQKIYIPFRGENQAPSAPVNNAFGKPSPMPNQSNKVNINTATLEELDKLPGVGPATAAKIIEYREQNGPFTTIEDIKKVKGIGDKKFESLKDYITIN is encoded by the coding sequence ATGAAGCCCTTAGAAGACCGTTCCAAGATTCCGCTTTATGGAATAATAATTCTTCTTTTAGGAGTAATCTTTTATTTTTGGGGGACAAAGCCTGAAGAGGCGCCAGTTAAAGAAGCTTCAGGGGAAGAGGTTGTGGTTCTTAATACCGAAAAAAGCAGTAGCAAGGTAGTAGTCCAGGTAGCCGGGGCGGTTTATAAGCCGGGGGTATATTCTTTAGAGGAGGGCTCTAGGGTAAAAGATGCCCTAGAAAAAGCTCAAGGAATGCTGCCTTCTGCCGATGATAGCAGTATTAACCTTGCGGCCAAAGTGACCGATGGGCAAAAAATTTACATCCCTTTTAGAGGCGAAAATCAAGCTCCCAGTGCTCCGGTAAACAATGCTTTTGGTAAACCAAGTCCGATGCCAAACCAAAGCAATAAAGTAAATATTAATACGGCAACCCTTGAAGAATTGGATAAGCTTCCCGGGGTTGGACCGGCAACGGCAGCAAAAATTATTGAATACCGGGAACAAAACGGACCCTTTACTACTATTGAGGACATCAAAAAAGTTAAGGGTATTGGAGATAAAAAATTTGAAAGTTTAAAAGATTATATAACTATTAATTAG
- a CDS encoding RrF2 family transcriptional regulator, producing MQLTKQGEYALIAMMDLAKLPKGQVVPVKTLAERLMLPEAFLAKIVQSLVKAGLVYTVKGPQGGVALLKDPEKITVLEVVEAVEGPVVLSQCINHPDICEKVEICPLHDIWSKIQQKLIEEFSSHNLLVLSKKGQKSGFLAE from the coding sequence ATGCAGTTAACCAAACAAGGGGAGTATGCTTTAATTGCTATGATGGATCTGGCAAAACTGCCCAAGGGTCAGGTAGTACCAGTTAAAACCCTGGCGGAAAGGCTTATGTTGCCAGAAGCTTTTTTAGCAAAAATAGTTCAGTCACTGGTTAAAGCTGGACTTGTATATACGGTAAAAGGGCCTCAGGGGGGTGTTGCTCTTCTAAAAGATCCTGAAAAAATTACCGTGCTGGAAGTGGTAGAAGCGGTGGAGGGGCCGGTAGTTTTAAGCCAATGTATAAACCATCCGGATATTTGTGAGAAAGTAGAAATTTGTCCTTTACATGATATTTGGTCAAAAATTCAGCAAAAGTTAATCGAGGAATTTTCCTCGCATAATCTTTTAGTTCTTTCCAAAAAAGGCCAGAAAAGTGGCTTTTTAGCGGAGTAA